From Bombina bombina isolate aBomBom1 chromosome 1, aBomBom1.pri, whole genome shotgun sequence:
agcagcatgccccctgctcctatacttaacattgttaagtataaataaagttgcacagtgcaatgcctgtcactatacaggcccgatagcCGGAGTAGGagcgagtgggagcccccagatctccctcaaggtgggagagtgctagcaacggctctgagctgtcattagcaccagagtgggaaactctgcgacggctcagagccgtcgttagcactcaaggggttgaaCCAGGCAGGACAAAATAACACAGTTATATTGTTCTTAGACACACAACCAAAACAAATGACTGAAACTTGCCTTTTTTAGTGATTACTGATGTTGTTATAATTTACCCCACACCTCCAACCCCTCACCTGGGTCTGCGTAAGGCCAAGCTGGGCAGCTAACTCAGCTCTCTCTGGCAAAGCCAAATACTGTGTCTGTTGAAACCTCTGGTTTAACGCCTGTAGCTGAAGACTAGAGTATATCGTTCGAGGTTTCCTTATCTTCTTTCCTTTGCCATTTATTCGGATTTCCCCATTTTCTATGACTGTTGATTTCTCTATCTCTGAAATAAGGACAATAAAAATAGCTTTAGAACATATTTTAatcattgtattattatttttgtatcttCAAGTGAATATTTTAATAATAAGTATTAACAAAACTTTTGTAAAAACTGGCTAATGTACACATAACTGAGTATTATTACCATTAGCAGAAATGAAAGAGCcaatgtacttaaaaaaaaacttaaataaaatcaGACAAATAGAAAAGTATAATAAACATCTCTGAATTTGTCTAGAGTCTGAACGCTGGATATTGAAGGCTAAAGGGTGTACCTGCCAAGGTCAACTAGATCCTAAAGGCTCAAGCCGTCAATTGCACAGAATGTGGAAATGTGACATTACACTGAGGAATATTTGCTgttatttatggggagagcagtggATGTCTGTATCATTGTGAGGAAAAAGAATTCTATAAGGGCACTGAAACTTAATGACAATGTCTTCCCCAATTGGCAATAATCCTCTAAAACAAAAATTGTAATACAGATAAACAGTTAAAGGTTATTTGCTGTTATATGGGATAggtttataattaaaaaataatgtattaatcgCTAGAGTTGCAGCTAATGAAACCAAGTAGTACAGTGAAGAATGCCACCTTGGTTGCTACTCTTGCTCTAAAATTCTAAATCATAATACTCTTGGTCTGCAGAACATAATAATGAGAGGAAACTCTTAGCTAGAACACCACTTTTTTTTCTCAAGGAGTAGACATTGTTTTATTCTATATTTCATATATTCCTCTTACTCATGTCTCCAGTGGTGGTCCTTGGCTTTATAATTTAAAGATACTAATAAAAGAGGTAAAATAGCTAAATATTAAAGAGtgatgttttttattaaaaagtttagctttttttattttactccCCAGTCTCGTTCTTCTTATGTTGATGCCAATTCTCATTTTATCACCTTTTAcgacctgccttaaagggacagtctaccatagaattgttattgttttaaaagatagataatccctttattacccattccccagttttgcataaccaacacagttatattaatatactttttacctttgtgattaccttgtatctaggaaccttcttccagccccctgatcacatgactgtgactgtttattacctATTGTCTTGCATGTAGCAttcttttgtgctaaatcttaaataactttctgtgcctgaacacagtgttatctatatggcccacgtgaactatcaagtcttttgttgtgaaaaacaatttaaaaaaaccttttgatAAGAGTGATAAGAGCAGccctcaagggattagaaattagcatatgagcctacctaggtttagtttaaactaagaataccaagagaaaaaagcaaatttgatgataaaagtaaattggaaagttgattaaaatgacatgccctatctgaataatgaaagtttaattttgactagactgtccctttaacatccctcTTCTGCTCTGAGGCTTCCGTTGCTGCTTTTAATGGTCACATGATGTAAGGTATAGGGCTATGGGGTAACAGGTAACTGCACTCAGATTGATGGGCAGAGCACTGGACAAGTAAAAGTGATGTGTCTACCAGATTCAGGGCTTGAGGATTGGTAGTGACAGAAAAAAAGGATGCCAGATGACTTTTATTGGTTTGCTAAAGGACCAACACAGTTAGAGTAATCTGCAGTTTTGCAATTGAACTTGGCACAATTAAAGAGTTcatctctagttaaagggacagtctagtgaaaattaaactttcatgattctaataggacattaggacatgcaattttaaaaaacttttaattttacttttatcatcaaatttgctttgttcccttggtattctttgtggaaagctaaagctaggtaggctcatttgctatttTTTAAGCCGTTTAACTGCCTCttttcttagtgcattttgacagtttagacactgctagttcatgtgtcatatagataacattgtgctccccgTGGAGTTATTCAAGAATCAGCACTGAtttgataaaatgcaagtctgtcaaaagaactgagataaggggcagaggtaaaaagtgtattaatataactatatctatctttttaaacaataacaattctggagtagactgtccctttaagtaagccatGCACCACACTATACTTCAGGACTAATTTTACAATGACAGCAGATAGTGGAGAAAGACAAAGTTTGctttaaaacaattttttcttttaaagcCAAGCAatgtttttttgggttgttttttttgcatataaacacatgtagaatgatataaaaaatagtacTCAAGATTAAAAATCCAAGAACAGTGGTTCCCTGGTAATTCAAAATTGTTAAACCcatcttaaaaatatattataaccaTTAATTAGACAGCAACCTGATAAGTTATTTAAACATTCACTCAATAATGACATTGGGATGTTTTGCTCTTTATAACTATAGCAACAGTAAAGCTATAGATTCTTTACAAATGACTTATATATTCTATTACATAGAGCTATGAGTAAGatgttaaatgtttattaatatgatCATTTCATTTAATTGCTCTAAGTAATAAGTATGTATAGACTAGTGCATAAGTGTATTCTCTTAATAATATTAATTACATGCAGTTTagagatataaagtatatataaaatatgttagttGATTAGAGCAGGTACTGTATATCGAAGGGCCAAAACTAAGTAAAACAAAACTTTACTCTTATCTCACTATGTTAAAGCCAGGACAGGGATTAATTTACGCACTTCATGGTATATTTGGCCAAATCCGATAATTATAGGTGCAGATTTAAAGAAACTTAAATACTTATATGTTTGAGGTCAGGAATATACTGCACAGACATTAAATTATTACTGAACATTCATACCTAGAATCACATTAAATCAGGCCCTGGTTCACTGAGGACATGTCACTTTCACCTTTACAGGGATTTGTAAtctttaaatatgaaattaaattgTCATTAGTTATTATTGGTCATTGGACTAATATATTAATAATTGCTGCCACTATATGTATAAACAGTCATATACATGAGTATAATTCACAGATAACAAGTATAATTGAAatactgcacacacatatacttatcctatataaaatacattacacattcagactaataaaatatatactgtcCCAATCAGGTTTGCAAGTTCACAGATATAAATACTTATATGGAGGCaaacaaatacataaatgcacTACACAAAAGTATTCACATAGaggtacatacaaatacatatatttagagagTCATATCATTTTGTAGCATACACTTACATGCTTATGAAGACATGCAAATACATACGTGCAAATACATAGATACTACGAGTATGCACACAAAAATCATAtagaaatacatgtatatatgtattaaattcttACACTGTCatagatgcacacaaacacatacaaattaaatgcacatacatgcacatacggAAACATAGAAATCAGAATGTAAGCACAGACATAAACCtgcataaacacttaaatacatgcaTGCATACTCACACAGCCACCTACACATACATGTAAATAATGTAATACATGTGCactgagacacatacatacatatatattcacaaacaTATGCAGACACTAATATAAATAGATTGACATGTATAGacaaatacagacatatatacacatgtaccaaACATATGCGCAAACATTGACAGGCatcacacatactgtatatctagATTTGTGAACACAATACATATAGTTTAGTTCTAAATTCAGTAAATCAATTACCACTAATTATAGATGATTCACTATTACTTGTATGTAATGTTTATTCTTTTTGCGATATGTCAGTTAAAATGAAGTGGTTATTttcaaattaattatatttatccTGTGTTGTAAATTAAAGGTAGATTGTAAAAGAACTCAACACATTTCAATAAAATATATGGTTTACTATGTTAtaatttatgttccttattttcccattttcatgTTAAATATTTACTTTATATTACTCTTTTGGATAGCATTTATATTTTGAAacatcatatataattattttcccTTGTACCTAAAATTTTCAAGTAATCATGACACAGTAAATCCATCTGTCAGGTAGTGATTCCTTTTAGTGATCAATGCAGAATCAATAACTAACTTCAAATGAATATACTTCATAATGATtctgtaaaagaaaatataaattgaaGAAcccagaaaatatttattcaaattaaaatataaagttaGTATACTAAAGGCATtactaccttttatatatatatatatatatatatatatatatatatatatatatatatatatatatatatatatatatatatatatatatatatgtatatatatatatgtatatatataatatatatataattttcctgtATATAAATTAAGTAAATATCTCAGTATTATTATTAAAtgatttttttctgctttttttgtatctatatatattaaacatcccgcttccataaaaatatacattaatatatatgatgTTAGATTATAGATACACACAATTTGTgatctatatacatacagctagatagatatttgCACTTCACGTGTTGCTTCATACTTACTAAAAGATCATAGGTATCATGATTAAAGTTAAATGTGGCCTGCATGGCATAAACATGGCATAAATAACAGAGATTTTAGATAGAttagttattaataaaaaataaggatATACCCACATGGCATATATACATGGCATATATAAATAACATCGATTTTAGCTAGATTAGttattaattaaacaaaaaataagaatattgttaaagaacatatatttttaaatcaaatcCAAATATTTTGGAATAAATTTCAATGTTCAAGTATTATTGTAATTAAGATACATACttattacaaatattaatatagTCCTTTGGGGAAAATATGAGAGTTATGATATCACCACATTGCTTAAATAGTCATTTAAATTATAAGCAGTAATTGATTTAAAGagagttcattttttttaaatcctagtATCTTAAGACTTTAGTTCCTTTTAGTGATCTGGGATTAAAGGGAAGGTGTAACTAATTCCAAACAAGGCAGTGCAAAGGATTTTATAATAATGAGGCTTAACTGAACTGTGCCCAGCTCACAACCGTTCCATCTAGATCTGTGACAAATTCATTTGTAATAAGAAAACATCCTTcactaaaaatataaatgtatgtgaaattcactttaaattacattaaattaatgtaGGAATTGAACATTAAAACtggaataaaaacatttattttgtttgtttatgcaTACTTATGTTTTGATGCAATTTGTTCTTTTTAATtggtatgtaaaaaaataaaaaataaataagtacacaAAAAAATTATAGAAATGTAAATCTTACAAATATTGTAGTATTGTAGTAGTGTTTTTAATTACATACTTTATAAATGATTTACAgcattttaagattattatttttgtaCAATCTAAATTGTTTGTATTATACAAACATGTTTTGTTTGGGGCATCAGACCCTATGTATAATTGCAAGCATTTTCCATTTAATAAACATTCCAGTTACATAGGATTTGGCACACAGAACTGGTTCAAGTGCTGGAATACCATACCTGGGTCTTCATGTAGCCTCCCACCATGGCCAGTGGTACTAGGATAATGTTGGTAGCTCAGGTAAGAGCTCCCCTCATGATGAGGGTGATGGTTTGGAACAGCAGTTGCATAGGGGTAAGCCAAGGATCTGCTTCCATAAGATGAAGTCCCTGGGGAGAAAAGGCTATCATGTCCACTGGCGTGGAAGCCATGCAATGGGTAATGTCCATGAGACAAGACTGGAGAGTGTTGATGTTGTGGAGAACTTGTTGGTCCATGGTTGAAGTCCAGGTAAGAAGACCTGGATGGGTCCAATAGGGTCTCTGCTAGTGAGGTCATTGTTAATGTTGGAGACCAGTCTGGCCAAGTCTATGTCAACATTGATGGAACCCCATGTCCATGCTCCATAGTCCACCTCTTTCTCTAGTCACCAGAAGCTCAGCTAAGCCTCTGCCTGTCAGCTAAATGGTACCTTTTCTCTACCAAACTCTTCACAGTACAGTGATCCTCCCCCAGCCTTGTAATTGGTAAGTGCCTCTCCTGATGTCACAGATTCTTCCCCAGGGAAGCCCTCATTAATATAATTACCACCAAGCCTCTTGGTGCAGGCAGCTGTTTGAATAAGGCTGCACAGAACCTGGTCTGATATACAGGTTGGAACTTGCTCAAGATCTGTCTGATCAACAAGAGAGGATAGAGACAAAGAGGGAGGAGGGACACACGACATacaaaacagtgtgtgtgtgtctatcacatgacacacacacgagtgtgtatgtgtgtgtgcttgtgtgtctgtgtgcaacagAGAGAGAGATGGCATACAAAATAGTGtgtgtctatcacatgatacacacaaaagtatgtatgtgtttgtgcttaTGTGTTTCTGTGCAACAGAGAGATAGATGGCATACAAATAGTGTGTGTGACTATCACATGATACACacaaaagtatgtatgtgtgtgtgtgcttgtgtatgtgtttgtgtgcaacacacagagagagagatggcaTACAAAACAGTGtgtgtctatcacatgatacacaaaagagtgtgtgtgtgcgtgcttgtgcttgtgtgtatgtgtttgtgtgcaacacagagagagagagatggcatacaaaacagtgtgtgtgtgtgactatctcATGATACACacaaaagtatgtatgtgtgtgtgcttgtgagatGGCATACAAAACAGTGTGTGTCTATCACATGGTATACaaaagagtgtgtatgtgtgtgtgcttgtgcttgtgtgtatgtgttggtGTGCAACACAGACAGAGAGATATGGCATacaaaacagtgtgtgtgtgtgtgtgactatctcATGATACACacaaaagtatgtatgtgtgtgtgcttgtttgctTGTGAGATGGCATacaaaacagtgtgtgtgtgtgactatctcATGATACACacaaagtatgtatgtgtgtgtgcttgtgtgcttGTGAGATGGCATACaaaacagtgtgtatgtgtgtgtgcttgtatgtatgtgtttgtgtgcaacacagacagagagagatggcATACAAAACAGTGTGGGGATATTTATtctaaaaacagtgaaaaacataaaagaaaatattttgtcacagACAGCGTTACAGACTCTTGCAAGAATGCTGAACATTAGCTTGCTACAGGGCTTTATACAGAGGTTGTTCTCACTGCACGTTTTCCCCCCTAggtttagttttcttt
This genomic window contains:
- the DLX4 gene encoding homeobox protein DLX-4; this translates as MTSLAETLLDPSRSSYLDFNHGPTSSPQHQHSPVLSHGHYPLHGFHASGHDSLFSPGTSSYGSRSLAYPYATAVPNHHPHHEGSSYLSYQHYPSTTGHGGRLHEDPEIEKSTVIENGEIRINGKGKKIRKPRTIYSSLQLQALNQRFQQTQYLALPERAELAAQLGLTQTQVKIWFQNKRSKYKKIMKHGSSVQDGDLSHTSSSLSPCSPNMPPLWEMPSVGKTAQISSSYMNSFSPWYQTQDNMSRPPMM